Sequence from the Cervus elaphus chromosome 19, mCerEla1.1, whole genome shotgun sequence genome:
AAGCTCACTTCCTCCCATGTGGATATCTGGTCTCCCAGTACTATCATCACCTATGAAATTCCAGTGACACCCTGATTGTGAACCAAGTGTCAGCACAGGTGTGGGCAGttgctggacacaactgagttccACTGGTCTATTTTCTGTCATTGTACCAGTGTCTGGATCTGGTACCTACTGCCCCAGAAAGCATTCCCCTTTCTTAAGTTCCTTTGTGATCACGGCCATTCAAGTTCTATACCTTTTCTTGCACTGATTCCAAGGTTGATATTCCTAGAAAATTACCATCTTCACCTAAAAATTTTGATTGTGTTGATGCACAGATGTAGCTTTTTctcataaacttttttctttatcctCAGTTAGTGTTTATTTATCTCTTTTAGATTTgttgacatttaaatttttatagatcTTTTAAAAGCTAATATTTAGTGTTGTTGTTTATgtttactgtttctttctttgttcttagTTCCTTAATGTTGCtaatttatttctttcctctcctttctgaagttttcttaactttctgagttgagattttgttttcaatCCCACCTACTCTGTGCTATATGTCTTTAAGGATTTCATTTACTCCCTGGGTACTACTTCACCTAAACCGCATGTGTCCTGGGGTGTAGTacttgcttcatttattttcagagaGTTTGTAATTAGGTTTCTGTTTCCTCAActcgtgtgctaagtcgcttccgtcatgtccaactctttgtgaccctgtggactgtagctcaacaggctcctctgtccgtggggattctccaggcaagaatactgtagtgggttgccatgccctcctccaagggatctgccccatccagggatctaaccctcgtctcttatgtctcccacattggtgggtggattctttaccactagtgctacctgggaagtggAGAGACCACCTTTGAATTCTCCAGAGGAAATTTTCTTGTAATTATTGCAAGTTTATCTTATTGAATCTGGCTCAGGAATGTGGTCTGTGTAATAGCTTTTTACTTTTCTAggtagttttttaaattatatttcagaaaatatagaaaatagtaTATTTCAAATCAGTAGCAAGTAACAAGTCTTTACATTTTGCCGAATTTACAGCACATCACAGGTACCATGCACTCTCCACATGCCCCCACCAGGGGAGCCACTGTTCTGAGGCTGGTGGCTGTCATTCCCATGGATATTTTTGTAGTTTCATAGAGATGTTTATAGTTGTGGAGTCAAAGTAGTGTTTTGACCTGTGTATATGTATTACTCTGTATGTATTAATCAGcaacatgattttctttttactcGATGTTATGTTTTGGAATTCACGCCTAGATGTGTTTCCCTGGTTCAGCTGTTTTAACCACTGTGTGCCCCCCTTGTGTGTACACGCTGTGGTTTAATTGTCCATTCTCCTACTGAGGGGCACTTAGGTTATTTTCAGCATTGCTGTGAGATGACCTGTGTGGGTTTCATGTGCAGACACGTGATATCATCCCCAGGAGGCCACCCCCCGGAGGCGGGGGGGGTAAGGTGTGCACCCGTGCAGCTTTCCCAGGTGTTACTAACCTACTCTGAAAACTGGAAACCTTGCCTGCATCTCAGAGCAGATCTTGTTTCATATACTTCAGACCATGCTTGTTGTTATCAAATGTGAACATTTTTGCCAGTCTGATGGGTACTGGGGTCTGCACCACCAGAGGTCTGGTGATCCCCTAAATCTCACAGGACTCAACACAGAGTAAATCAGCACAGGGACCATGGCCTGGGGAGAAGTCGAGGGGCGCTAGACACAGGCCTCCCGAGGCCCTCCTGAGGACAGTGTCCCGGGCCTGCTGTGCGCTCTCCTGCCCAGGGCCAGGGGGCTCATCTTTCTGGAGTGGGGGCTCCTGGACACCACcgaaggggcaggaacagaagccCTTGGGAGTGACCCAGGACCACCTTACATGGGGGAGTGTCCAGCAAGGGTCTTCGTtggaaacaacagaaatgaactGAGGTTAAACTGATCAGGAAAGGAATTTATTGGAAGGGACTGACAGCTCACAGGGGAGGGGAAATTGAAACCAGCTTAGGAACGAGCAGGGGTCGCAGCAGAGCTCAGAGGGCGAGGATGAGAAACCAACTCCAAGCATTTATCTTCTCTTCCTTCATGCCACGTGAGGCTCAAACCCCTGGGAGAGCTGGGCTGCCAAGCCAGGTTGTGGAGGGAAGGTTGACACAggacagggtggggggaggggagtcgGCACTGGAAGAAGTGGGTGTGCCGTTCCCAGGAGGGGTGACCTGGCAGCCTTCACGGCAGGGCCTGGGGCGGCGACGGGAAAGCTGTCTAGGCTATTAGTAAGGAGTCCAAGGTTGCAGATGACTGTGAGCTCTCACACTTTGGGGTGACCTTGAGAGGAACACTCAGCAGCAGGGCCCCAGGGCCAAGGCGGGGACACAGCAGGCCGGGCGGGAGCATGCGGGCTGGCAGAGCAGGGACACAGAGGAGGCCGGgcggcagcagctgggctggcaaGAGGAGGTGGGCACACAGCAGGCAGGGCGGCACACGGGACGGCAGAGCAGGGACACGGAGGAGGAGGGTCTGCAGCAGGACGAGGGGGCTGAGCAGGGGGAGGCCTCACAGCACACGGGCCTGCAGCAGACAGGCCTGCAGTAGACGGGCCTGCAGCAGACGGGCTCACAGCAGGCCTGCTGGCAGGGGGAGGAGGTGCAGCAGGAGGACTGGCAGCTAGACGGCTGGCAGCATGAGGAGACAGAACAGGGGGAGGCTTCATAGCACACAGGTGTGCAACAGACAGGTGTGCAACAGACAGGCCTGCAGCAGATGGGCCTGCAGCAGACGGGCTCACAGCAGGCCTGCTGGCAAAGGGAGGAGGTGCAGCAGGAGGACTGGCAGCTAGACTGCTGGCAGCCCAAGGCCGGGCAGGAGCTGCTGCAGGCTGGCTGGCAGCAGGGACTGGACTCGCAGCTCACTGGGGCGCAGAGGAGGGTCAGGCGGGGGGCCGGGGTGCAGCAGCTGGGGGCACAGCAGGGGGGCTCACAGCAGCTCTCTGGACAGTCATAGCTCAGGTCGCTGGAGCAGACGGACAGGGCAGAGGTGGCCATGGTGGAggtggaggagctggaggagggtttgagtgtgtttgtgtgtgtgtgtgaggtgctCAGGCTGTTGGCTTTATACCCCTCCTCTGTGTTGTGTGTTGTCCCAAAGAAGCTCACAACACCCTATCTTCCTGATTGGTATTTTGAACCCCGTGATCTCTCATTAGTGccagtttttgtttggttttatgaGGTATTGCTCAGCTCTTAAAACTCTTGAGTGTATCTGGAAGTCTGCTGACACATCCTGagcacctttcagttcagttcgttgctcagtcgtgtccgactctttgcgaccccatggactgcagcatgccaggcctccctgtccattcaccaactcctggagtttactcaaactcatgtccattgagtcggtgatgccatccaaccatctcatcctctgtcatccctttctcttcccgccttcaatctttcccagcatcagggtcttttcaaatgagtcaattcttcgcatcaggtggcccaagtattggagtttcatcttcagcatcagtccttccaatgaatattcagtactgatttcctttaggatggactggttggatctccttgcagtccaagggactctgaaaagtcttttccaacaccacagttcaaaagcatcagttctttagcactcagttttctttatgatccaactctcacatccatacacgactactggaaaaaccataactttgactagacagacctttgttggcaaagtaatgtctctgctttttaatatgctgtctaggttggtcaaaacttttatGACATTTATGACAGAACATAATATCAAGGTAGGAAGGGAATATGTCTGCAGTAATGTGTCAGGGGTCTACACTGGCTGCATGAAAGATCCATCTAGCCTAACTCCACCTTCCCTGAGTGATACCCGGGACTGCTGTGTGCACACCTGGGGACCTGCTTATCTGTGCGGCAGGCTCAGAAATGCAAAGATGAACAAGCCAAGCCCTGAGCTGCCAGCCTAGGAAGGTCAAGTTCTTGGTGCCCTGTGATGCTGTGACTACCAGGTCCAGTGCAGTATGGTGTGCATCGGCCTGGAGGACTGATACCTCCCCACTGTGGGAGGACTCTGGGGGGCACTGATGCTTCTGCTAAGGCTGGGTGCTCAAATTCTCACCCTTCCTGGCTGTTCTGTGCTTCCAACAATGGGGCTCAGTCCAGGCCTCTCGACTCCTTGGAAGTCTATGGAAGGCAAGAGAGAGGTCTAGGATTTCAGTCAAATTGTGGGCTGAGTTGTCTGTCTGCATATTTTGAgttatacaaataaaatacatttgaacCTGGCCTCTTGTGCTCAGGTTCCTGGCCTCTCTGGAGATCCAGGAACTCATCTTATAGACTGGGAATGCATGAGatagagagagaaacagacagacacacacagagaggaagagagaaggagagatgtCTGTTTCCATCTATGATAAGGAGCCAGTGCCGGATACATTCCTGCCGAGGAGAACTTGAAAAGCTGGATAAAACTCAAACGTCTGTTCAAAGCTTTGGAGGGCTGCTGATGAAACTAAGAATTGAGAGGCAAACTTGTTGAATGTTAGGGAACTAACAGAGGTGAGCCAGCTTTTCCTGATGGCTTTTCCCTGAAATGTGGCTGACAAGTCTTGGCATTGAGTGCACAGAGGAGAAACATGGCCAAAGGCTGCAACTACAATGAAGAGAAGCCAGCAGAGCTCCCGAGATCTCAGGGGGCTGGAGAAAATTACATGGGGTTTGTGAACACGGAGGCAGCAAGGACTCGAGGGGACAAGATCCCAGAGAAATGGGAGGTAGATCTCTAGAAATGTAGATTCAACCCTCAAGGCATCTGCTGAGTTTCACACTGTGCAGGGAAGATACTTAGAAGGTCATCAGAAAGTCACAGAAAGCCGAGCAGAGTTTTTGCAGTCTCTACCACGGAGACAAAACCCAGAGTTAAGACTAGCCAAAAAGAAGCAGTTCTCAGCCAGGACCCCAGAGAGCTCAGTCCTGGGAGTGGGGAAAACCGGACAAAGACCAGCGCTTACAGAGTCTGCCCCCCAGCCTCACAACAATAACAGTCCTCTGCCACACCCAAGCCATCTGCCCAGGGTGCAGTGAATCTCTTCAGGAGAAGAGAAAACTTCAGAGGTGCTAGGAGTTTGCATATACAACCTCAGACATTCAATCAAGGATGAGAGTCATGCCAAGAATAGCACCAAGAGATAAAACGGACAGTAGAAACAAACCCATCGGTGACACAGCATCAGAGCTGTCAGACACAGCTTTTTAAAGCAACTGGGATGAATATGCTTAAGAAAACAGATGCAAGGATGGACAGTTTTATCTAAAActgaaatattataaaagaaGTAAGTAGAAATTCTGGACTCAAAAAATTGCAAAATGTAATAACAGTATTTATGACTTGATAGGTGGATTTAATAGTAGAAGAGACGGCCAGAGGGTGGATTACTGATAGAAGCTATGAAGCATTTAGGATGCGGTTAGAGCGTATAAAGGAGGGAAGGTAACTGAATAAATATGGGAGAATGTGGTGaagcaatttcacttttttttttcctccttggagCCCAAAATGAAAGCAAGAGATATAATGGGGGATATTTGAAGAGATCatggtaaatatttttctaaaacaaagaTTCAAGCTACAAATTCAAGCAATAATATAAACCTTAAGAGAACTAAACCTTAAGAGAACTAAATATTAACGAAGCACACCTAAGTGCATCATAATGAAGctgatgaaagtcaaagataaagattaaTTGTTGAAAACAATCAGAGGAAAAGTAAACATTAACTTCATAGTTGCAGCAGAAGATTTATAGTAGTTTTCCCATCAGAAAAGAGGAAAGTTAGGAGGCAGTGAGAGGGCATCTTTAAGGggctgaaagaaaataactgcaaaccTGTAAGAACACCATCAAAGGTGAAGGTGAAACAAAATGATGCCAGACAAAAACTGAGCAAATTTAACACCAGAAGACCAACTTAAAATTAGCATTAAAGAGAAATCTCCAGGTACAATGATTGAAAGGCAGACAGGCTTGCAGCATACAGGAGTGTGATACACAGGTGTGTGCAGACAGATGTGTAACAAACAGGTGTTTAACAGGCTTGCAGCAGACAGGTATGCAACAGACTAGTGTGTAACAGGCAGGTGTGTGACTGACAGGCTTGCAGCAGACTGGTGTGCAACAGTGCATGCtcagcccctcagtcgtgtccgactctttgtgacctcatggactgcagctcaccaggctcctctgtccatgggacttttcaggcaagaatactggagtggggtgccatttcctcctccaggggatcctccctgtGTAGCAGATGGGCCTGCAGCAG
This genomic interval carries:
- the LOC122675671 gene encoding keratin-associated protein 10-1-like, with the protein product MATSALSVCSSDLSYDCPESCCEPPCCAPSCCTPAPRLTLLCAPVSCESSPCCQPACSSSCPALGCQQSSCQSSCCTSSLCQQACCEPVCCRPICCRPVCCTPVCCTPVCYEASPCSVSSCCQPSSCQSSCCTSSPCQQACCEPVCCRPVYCRPVCCRPVCCEASPCSAPSSCCRPSSSVSLLCRPVCRPACCVPTSSCQPSCCRPASSVSLLCQPACSRPACCVPALALGPCC